The genomic interval GGCGTGCCCGGCCAGGATGTAGCGGCGCGCGGGAGCGCCGTCGGCGAGGGTCATGCGTCTTCTCCAACTGGCCGACCGCAACCAGCGGCCGGCATGAGCGGCCGCCGCACCGTCGCGCCCGGCGATCCGGCCTCCCTGCGTCCGGCCCTCGTGAAACTGGACAGGGAAGCCATGACTTCGTAATGGTTTTCGAACGTGGATGCGAGGAGGCCGAATTGCATCATATCACCGTTGCCGCTCGTTCGACCTGGGCCGGCAAGGCGAAACGCCTGGCGGTCGCCCTCCTGGGCGCCGGTCTTGTCGCCGGCTGCATGGGCTCCAACCTCGGCACCCTGCCGGGCGGGGCCATCGGGCCGGCAGACACCACGCCGGCCGTGACCGGCGAGACGATCGGCACCGGCTCGGTGCGGGTCGGCCTGCTGCTGCCGCTGAGCGCAGGCGGCAGCGCGACGTCGATCGCCACCGTGTTCCGCAATTCGGCACAACTGGCACTGAACGATTTCCAGGGCGCCGACATCCAGATCCTGATCAAGGACACCGCCGGCACCGCCGACGGCGGCCGGGCCGCGGCCCAGGCGGCGATCGCCGAGGGAGCCGAACTCTTGCTCGGGCCGGTGTTCGCGCCGGCGGTATCGGGCGCCGCCTCCGTCGCCCGCTCGTCGGGCGTGCCGATCGTCGCCTTCTCGACCGACACCTCGGTCGCTTCGCGCGGGGTGTACCTGCTGAGCTTCCTGCCGGCCGGCGACGTCAAGCGCATCGTCAGCCATGCGGCACGGCAGAACCGTCGGTCCTTCGCAGCCCTCTTGCCCGACGACGCCTACGGCGCGGTCGCGGAGGCGGCGTTCCGCCAGGAGGTCGGTCGCGCGGGCGGGCGGATCGTGTCGATCCAGCGCTACAAGCTCTCCGGCACCGACACCGCCGACCTGCAGGCCAAGACCGCCAGCCTGGCGAGCGCGATGAGCCAGGTCGACGCCCTGTTTATCCCCGCCGGCGGCGGCGTGCCGGCCTTCGTGGCGCAGGCGCTGACCGCGCAGGGGGCGAACCTCGGCACCGTCAAGCTGCTGGGCAGCGGCCAGTGGGAATCGCAGCAGGTGCTGACCAGCCCGATGCTGACCGGCAGCTGGTTCCCCGGCCCGGACAAGGCCGGCTTCGAGCAGCTGGCCGCGCGCTACCAGGCCGCCTACGGCAGCCCGCCGCCGCGCAACTCCTCCCTCGCCTACGACGGCACGATCCTGGCCGCCGGCCTGGTCCGCTCGGCCGGCGCGCAGCGGTTCTCCGACCCGGTGCTGACCAACCGCGACGGCTTCCTCGGCATCGACGGCGTGTTCCGCTTCCTGCCCAACGGCGAGAGCGAGCGCGGGCTTGCCGTCTACGAGGTGACCGGATCGGGCGCGCAGATGGTCAATCCGGCGCCGCGCGATTTCAGGGCCGGAAGCTGACCGCCCCCACCGGAGCCGAGCCGATGCTGGTCGACAAACGCATCCTCCTGATCATCGGCGGCGGCATCGCGGCCTACAAGGCGCTCGACCTGATCCGCCGGCTGCGCGAGCGCGGCGCGCGGGTGCGGGTGGTGATGACGGCGGCGGCGCAGCAGTTCGTGACGCCGCTCGCCGCCGGCGCGCTGAGCGCGGATCGGGTGTTCACCGACCTGTTCGACCGCGAGGACGAGCACGACGTCGGCCATATTCGGCTGGCGCGCGAGGCCAACCTGATCGTGGTGGCGCCGGCGACCGCCGACCTGATGGCCAAGATGGCGCACGGACTGGCCAACGACCTGGCCAGCACGGTGCTGCTGGCCACCGACCGTCCGGTGCTGCTGGCACCGGCGATGAACCCGGCCATGTGGCGCCACCCGGCGACCCGGCGCAACGCGGCGACGCTGGCGGCCGACGGCATCGCCTTCATCGGCCCGAATGCCGGCGAGATGGCCGAAAGCGGCGAGGCCGGCGTCGGCCGGATGGCCGAGCCGACGGAGATCGCCGACCGTGCGGCGGCACTGCTCGCGCCGGCGGCG from Polymorphum gilvum SL003B-26A1 carries:
- a CDS encoding penicillin-binding protein activator, with the translated sequence MHHITVAARSTWAGKAKRLAVALLGAGLVAGCMGSNLGTLPGGAIGPADTTPAVTGETIGTGSVRVGLLLPLSAGGSATSIATVFRNSAQLALNDFQGADIQILIKDTAGTADGGRAAAQAAIAEGAELLLGPVFAPAVSGAASVARSSGVPIVAFSTDTSVASRGVYLLSFLPAGDVKRIVSHAARQNRRSFAALLPDDAYGAVAEAAFRQEVGRAGGRIVSIQRYKLSGTDTADLQAKTASLASAMSQVDALFIPAGGGVPAFVAQALTAQGANLGTVKLLGSGQWESQQVLTSPMLTGSWFPGPDKAGFEQLAARYQAAYGSPPPRNSSLAYDGTILAAGLVRSAGAQRFSDPVLTNRDGFLGIDGVFRFLPNGESERGLAVYEVTGSGAQMVNPAPRDFRAGS